The Planctomycetota bacterium DNA segment CCGCCGTCGTCGCGACCCCCGCCTCGGGCTCCACCTTCCCCCTGGGCACCACGAAAGTGACCGTGCGCGCCACCGACGCCTCGGGCAACTGGGTCGAGTCGTTCTTCGACATCGTCGTCGTGGACACCACGCCGCCCACTCTCACTCCTCCCCCCGACAAGACCGTCGAGCAAACCAGCCCGGCGGGAACGCCGGTGGACATTGGCGCAGCCACAGTGTCGGACATCTGCGATATCGCCGCTGCGGCGACCAATGACGCCCCCGCCCTCTTCCCAGTCGGCCTGACCACTGTGACGTGGCAGGCAACAGACGCCTCGGGGAACCGCGCAACGGCCGTGCAGCGCATCCATGTGATGGACACGACGCCCCCCGTGGTGACGGTGGTCTCTCCCAACGGCGGCGAGCAGATTCGAGGCGGGAGCGCCAGCGAAATCCGATGGGTCACCACTGATCTCAACAAGGATACGGTAACTATCGAGTGGACAACCGATGATGGCGCATGGGCAGTCATCGCCACGGGCGTCCCGGACACGGGCGCGTACCCGTGGGATCCCGTGCCGGGGATCGACTCTGGTTCGTGCAGGATCCGCGTCACGGCGCGGGACACGGGCGGCTTGACCGGCTCGGACGTGTCCGATGCGGACTTCACCGTTGACAGCACGCCACCCGAGGTGGCCGTAGCCTCGGTCAAGCAGGGCGGTATCGAGCTGCTCGCCGGCCTGGCCGCGGGGCGCGGCACAGTCGCCATCCAGGTGACCGCCTCGGATGCACTGACCGGCATCGGCGCTCCTCCTGCGGTCACGCTCACGTTCGCCGACGCCTCCACCGCCGCCGCCAGCTATGTCGGCGAGGCGCCCGCGGGGACCTTCAACTACGCCTACACGCTCACTGGGG contains these protein-coding regions:
- a CDS encoding HYR domain-containing protein: AVVATPASGSTFPLGTTKVTVRATDASGNWVESFFDIVVVDTTPPTLTPPPDKTVEQTSPAGTPVDIGAATVSDICDIAAAATNDAPALFPVGLTTVTWQATDASGNRATAVQRIHVMDTTPPVVTVVSPNGGEQIRGGSASEIRWVTTDLNKDTVTIEWTTDDGAWAVIATGVPDTGAYPWDPVPGIDSGSCRIRVTARDTGGLTGSDVSDADFTVDSTPPEVAVASVKQGGIELLAGLAAGRGTVAIQVTASDALTGIGAPPAVTLTFADASTAAASYVGEAPAGTFNYAYTLTGATPNGVCLVDAHAADGVGNAGAAVPKQFLVNVTVLTAVVQLEGYKGSPGALLPLRFVFTNDAGTALGTCDVPVAFTNGRDTESVAIEFVPAGATRVSCKEIRHFLRRRVAIAGTGSDLTAAFTGTAMLLGGDYNNDNLVEATDFSQFLRDFSRTDRPESDINGDGVVDILEFGYIRNHYFTSGDPQ